The region AATTGTTGCCCTACTTAAAACTAATAAGCGCCTGGACTTTGTTCGGGCGTTTTGCATTTAATTTATTATAAGTTTATTGATGTGAGTTTTTGGCACAGTATTTATACCTATAGTTAATAAATATTCACCAAAACACATCTATTATGAAAAAGATAATTGTAGCAGCAGTATTCGCATTAGCATTTGCAACTGCAGCCGAAGCCCAAACAAGACGCGATACATCTGTTAAACCAAAACAACGTACGCGTACAACTACTCCAACCACGCCTACGTCTCCAACAAGCCCTACAATGCCAACTACTCCGGTGCCAACTACACCAACGTCGCCAACAATACCAAATAGCCCGACAAACCCTACCAACCCGAGCTATCCAACAACACCTACTAATCCAACAACACCAACCAGGCCAATGACACCAACATCACCTACAAGTCCAACTAGTCCGACGTTGCCTACAAGTCCAACGTCGCCAACTAGCCCGACTACTCCTACAACACCAATGAGTCCGACTACTCCAAGCAGCCCTACAGCGCCATCAACTCCGCCAACAAGGCCGTTCTAATTAGCCGACTAATTAAATATAAAAGGCCCGCTCCTAATGCGGGCCTTTTTGGTTTCTATTTAAGTTATACTTCTTCTACAAATTGCTTAAGGCTTGTTCCTAAGATGTATGTCCAGCCTTCAGTAAAGCTTGATATTGCAAAGTCGGGGCTGTCCGGCATAGTTTCCAGTCCGCTATGTGTGATTCGCACCAGCGTGCTATCGCCCTCCGGAAACAACTCAAAGCTCACCTCGCTACTACCGGGATAATTTTCATAGGCCCAGGTATAACTCAGCTTTTTCTGAAATTCAACGGCTGTAACCCTGCACTTGTGTAAATACTTTTCGCCCTTGCGGCCCTGGCCCACAAACTCAAACTCAAAACCAACACGGGCCTCAAAGTTTTCAAGTTGAAAGTACCACTTTTTCATTTTTTCGTTGTCGGTAAGTGCCTGCCATATTTTGCTTACCGGCGCAGCTAAGGTGCGTTCTACAATTAACGGTTGTGTTTCCATGTTATAGATTGTTGGTTTGTTCTTCGTTAAGAAAGTTCTCGAGAGCGTCTAACTTGCTGTTCCAAAAGCTACGATACTGCGCCGCCCAGTCAGCCACCTGCTTCAGTTTTTTCAAATTAGCTTTACAATAGCGTTCGCGGCCTTGATGTTGAATGGTGATAAGCCCGCATTCGGTCAATATTCGGATATGCTTAGATACAGCAGGCCTGCTTATATTGAAATTTTCGGCGACAGCATTAAGGTTAAGTTGCCGGTTTGCGAGCATATTTATAATCTCGCGCCGGGTAGGGTCGGCAATTGCCTGGAAAACATCTCTTCTCATATTGTAACCGAATGGTTTCAAATTTAATGAAACCATTCGGTTACGCAATTAGATTAAGAAAAATCCTGCTCTTGTTGATGCAGGGCAGGATTAATGATAATACAATTGCTACCAGGAGATCTTTAAGGATGTATTCCCCGGTATTTGGTACTCTATGTTGCCGTCCTTAGTTGGTTTACCTTCAAACACGTGTTTTTTACCTTTGATGGCGACACTTAGCTTAGGCAGCTTCTTTTCGCCTTTGATGATCATCAATCTGCAGGTAAGCCGCTTATCACCAAGAACCGTAAATGAAACCGGGTTCTTTTTAACAGGCGAGAAACCTGAAGTAGGATAGTCTACACAGATCATAAAATCTTCATCCTTTACTCTCATGTAATGCCTTGGTAATATGCCGAAAGCATTACCTGCGCCATAAACCTCCTGGCCCACTTGTCCGCATTTTTCCCATCCATCCTGCATATCCTCCAGCGCTATCCATAGGTGAGGCGTCAATTCGCCTATTTTGGGCTTGTCTGCAAGCACTTCTTTAGGCAGCATTGGCGGATAATAATACACTGCCCTGGACACCAGGTAGCGAATGTATTCTGCAAGCAACAGCCTTATAGATGGTAATAGTTCTTCCACGTCTTCTGCGTGCCGGAGAAAATCATGTAAAGCGCAGAAAACCTCCTGTTCTTCGTAAACCGCAGTGTATGGCGCATTTTGTAACGGGAACATGGCAAAGAACGATGAAAAGAACTTGCCGTTGCCGTAATTGCAATCCCATAGCTGTACGTTGCGCAGTACGTTGGCAATGCACAAGTAACTGATGTCTAGGTATGTTTTGTCCTTTGTTATTTTATATAAGCGTAGCAGGGCACCGGCACCAAAAGAGGTATTGTTAGCCTGGTAGAACAGTTCGAAACCAAGGCCCTGGAGTTTTTTGGCGGCAGTTTCGGCCTCTCTTAAGTACTTTTTATCTTTTGTAAGTTCATAAGCCTGCAACATCACATGGCAATAAAGCCCCGGTACATCTTTTTCGCCCCCTTTGCCGGGTTCTGTTTCAGGTTTTAACACTTCCAGCGTGTCCATCTTGTAAAACACCGGCCACTGGTATTTAAAATGGTGAGCAACCTTAATAGCATAATCTATCGAACCCATAAACAGGCGTTCGGCTTCCTTGTCACCGGTCAAAGCTAGCCGCGAAAGGTTTAAAAGCGGGTGATGCAGGTACCACGAATCCATCACTAAAGGTTTTTTCTGCTCTTCTTCACCTTCCAGCTGATCTACGTTGGCCGGCAGCCACCTCATTATGGTTTTAAGTTTATCGTCGTAAAAAGCAGGTAAGCCGTCTTTAATTATCTTTATTGCATCAAGTGTCTTGCCGCTCCATTCTACATAATCCGTTAACGGCAACAACACAGCCAGCTGAACCATTATTTCTGGCGGAGTGGTGTAGTCGCTTACGTAAGCGTTAAAGTAGTGGTGACCGTCAGCCTGTGACCAACACCCCGGGCTGTGCAGCAGATCGCGTAAGCCAAGGTCCAGTATTTCCGGCCAGTTATGGTATTCTGTACCCGGCTTTGGTAATTGCAGATACACCAATGCAAGGGTGTCCAAAAACAAGCGTACCATAGTAGGTTCGCCATCGGGTACATCAGGATTAAATGCTATAAACGCGTCAGATAATATAACCTCTTTGCCTTCGGCAAGCGGCTTATCAGTACTGGGGGGTAAAGCAAAGCCCAGTTCGGGCCAGTTGCCGCCTACAACGTTGCCTGCA is a window of Mucilaginibacter terrenus DNA encoding:
- a CDS encoding SRPBCC family protein — its product is METQPLIVERTLAAPVSKIWQALTDNEKMKKWYFQLENFEARVGFEFEFVGQGRKGEKYLHKCRVTAVEFQKKLSYTWAYENYPGSSEVSFELFPEGDSTLVRITHSGLETMPDSPDFAISSFTEGWTYILGTSLKQFVEEV
- a CDS encoding ArsR/SmtB family transcription factor, which produces MRRDVFQAIADPTRREIINMLANRQLNLNAVAENFNISRPAVSKHIRILTECGLITIQHQGRERYCKANLKKLKQVADWAAQYRSFWNSKLDALENFLNEEQTNNL
- a CDS encoding glycoside hydrolase family 88 protein: MKGISPWATVASNIFSDTNLTFTDTRAYGETEFSIYCSTDSLWCIATWPKGGKIAFRMAYAPDGGIELRDSKVDGSTVTYHLNSLIGSYKVTVSFPNLATGGVLHYQTKLTPKTDLLIPYWPRDIVIPGKDGKPENTAGKIHMSQEGTRSGMVFFSMTRPKAGSVLYLQNLTALADYCQQTETSAGNVVGGNWPELGFALPPSTDKPLAEGKEVILSDAFIAFNPDVPDGEPTMVRLFLDTLALVYLQLPKPGTEYHNWPEILDLGLRDLLHSPGCWSQADGHHYFNAYVSDYTTPPEIMVQLAVLLPLTDYVEWSGKTLDAIKIIKDGLPAFYDDKLKTIMRWLPANVDQLEGEEEQKKPLVMDSWYLHHPLLNLSRLALTGDKEAERLFMGSIDYAIKVAHHFKYQWPVFYKMDTLEVLKPETEPGKGGEKDVPGLYCHVMLQAYELTKDKKYLREAETAAKKLQGLGFELFYQANNTSFGAGALLRLYKITKDKTYLDISYLCIANVLRNVQLWDCNYGNGKFFSSFFAMFPLQNAPYTAVYEEQEVFCALHDFLRHAEDVEELLPSIRLLLAEYIRYLVSRAVYYYPPMLPKEVLADKPKIGELTPHLWIALEDMQDGWEKCGQVGQEVYGAGNAFGILPRHYMRVKDEDFMICVDYPTSGFSPVKKNPVSFTVLGDKRLTCRLMIIKGEKKLPKLSVAIKGKKHVFEGKPTKDGNIEYQIPGNTSLKISW